One Paenibacillus sp. J23TS9 DNA segment encodes these proteins:
- the purM gene encoding phosphoribosylformylglycinamidine cyclo-ligase: MSEAYKNAGVDIAAGNEAVERMKKHVKRTFRPEVMTDLGGFGGLFGLNKDKYEEPVLVSGTDGVGTKLKIAFAMDRHDTIGIDAVAMCVNDIIVQGAEPLFFLDYLACDKVVPEKIEAIVAGIAEGCHQSGCALIGGETAEMPGMYSEGEYDIAGFTVGVVDKSKIINGSTIASGDTVIGLASSGVHSNGFSLVRKLLLEQQGYSLHDSIPELGGILGDTLLEPTKIYVKPLLALLEKLQIKGMAHITGGGFIENIPRMLPDDVNVDIEYGSWPILPIFELMQSKGGITNRDMFTTFNMGIGLVLVVAAEDAEKAVGLLKEQGEEAYIIGKVTSGESVVTFTGADV, from the coding sequence GTGTCAGAGGCCTATAAAAATGCTGGTGTCGATATTGCGGCAGGCAATGAAGCGGTAGAGCGCATGAAGAAGCATGTGAAGCGGACGTTCCGTCCTGAAGTCATGACCGATCTTGGCGGTTTTGGCGGGTTGTTCGGATTGAACAAGGATAAGTATGAGGAGCCTGTGCTCGTATCGGGAACAGATGGGGTTGGCACAAAGCTGAAAATCGCTTTTGCCATGGACCGTCATGATACCATCGGCATCGATGCGGTTGCAATGTGCGTAAACGATATTATCGTTCAGGGCGCAGAGCCGCTTTTCTTCCTGGATTATCTCGCCTGTGACAAGGTCGTGCCTGAAAAGATCGAAGCGATCGTTGCAGGTATCGCTGAAGGCTGTCATCAATCCGGCTGTGCTTTGATCGGCGGCGAAACGGCAGAAATGCCTGGCATGTATTCGGAAGGCGAATACGATATCGCAGGCTTCACGGTGGGTGTGGTCGACAAGAGCAAAATCATCAACGGCTCCACGATCGCTTCCGGCGACACCGTGATTGGCCTGGCATCCAGCGGAGTACACAGCAATGGCTTCTCCCTCGTTCGGAAGCTGCTGCTGGAGCAGCAGGGATACAGCCTGCATGATTCGATCCCTGAGCTCGGCGGCATATTGGGAGATACACTTCTCGAGCCTACGAAAATCTATGTCAAACCGCTGCTTGCTCTGCTTGAAAAGCTGCAGATTAAAGGCATGGCACATATCACCGGCGGCGGGTTTATTGAAAATATTCCGCGGATGCTGCCTGATGATGTGAATGTCGACATCGAATATGGCTCCTGGCCGATTCTTCCGATATTCGAGCTGATGCAAAGCAAAGGCGGCATTACAAACCGGGATATGTTTACCACCTTCAATATGGGCATTGGATTGGTGCTTGTCGTGGCAGCTGAGGATGCGGAGAAGGCAGTCGGATTGTTGAAGGAGCAAGGCGAAGAGGCGTATATCATCGGAAAGGTTACTTCAGGTGAATCGGTCGTGACCTTTACGGGAGCTGACGTTTAA
- a CDS encoding MurR/RpiR family transcriptional regulator, translating to MSSQVPAVIAKIVSQTQKLTYGENQIANFVIHNPDFITRNTITSIANEIGVSETSINRFCKKVGFKGFNDFKIAFAQDAFYRDMQAKKKERREINPIDALALDYNELIVNTSALVTEDQLHRVVDILKGARRIYIIGLFDSYLAAIALKNRLSIIGMMAEAVNDSRAMKIAAAQCGKEDVVVAFSRSGSTKEIVDTVAIAQVNQVKTISITCYDSSPITENADVNIIVPDKISVNNSALMSNHITFLFVVDLIMSIFISSDKTYLKKKLDSEAVLASDLTITNYFL from the coding sequence ATGTCTTCACAGGTTCCGGCCGTTATCGCAAAAATTGTATCCCAAACCCAAAAATTGACTTATGGTGAGAACCAGATTGCCAATTTTGTCATACACAATCCGGATTTTATTACGCGTAACACGATTACGTCCATTGCCAATGAAATCGGCGTATCGGAAACAAGTATTAACCGGTTCTGTAAAAAGGTTGGCTTTAAGGGCTTTAACGATTTCAAAATCGCCTTTGCCCAAGATGCTTTTTACCGGGATATGCAGGCCAAGAAAAAGGAAAGACGGGAAATCAACCCGATCGATGCGCTCGCGCTCGATTATAACGAGCTTATCGTTAATACGTCTGCGCTCGTCACTGAGGATCAGCTCCACCGTGTGGTGGACATTCTGAAGGGGGCAAGACGAATTTATATTATCGGCTTGTTCGATTCTTATCTGGCCGCGATTGCCCTGAAGAATCGTCTGTCGATCATCGGCATGATGGCCGAGGCGGTGAATGACAGCCGTGCCATGAAGATCGCCGCCGCGCAGTGCGGCAAGGAGGACGTCGTCGTCGCCTTCTCCCGCTCCGGATCAACGAAGGAAATCGTGGACACGGTAGCCATTGCACAGGTCAACCAGGTCAAGACGATCTCGATCACCTGTTACGATTCGTCGCCAATCACGGAGAACGCGGACGTGAACATCATCGTGCCGGATAAAATTTCGGTCAACAACAGCGCGCTGATGTCCAATCATATCACCTTCCTGTTCGTCGTGGATTTGATCATGAGCATCTTCATTTCTTCGGACAAAACGTATTTGAAAAAGAAACTCGACAGTGAAGCCGTGCTTGCGAGCGATCTGACGATTACGAATTATTTTTTGTAG
- the ilvA gene encoding threonine ammonia-lyase IlvA, which yields MVSMEDIVRAHHMLREVIVRTPLQHDAVLSAKYKCNVYLKREDLQVVRSFKIRGAYNMIRSLSAEELANGIVCASAGNHAQGVAFSCNALGIQGKIYMPSTTPNQKVKQVKRFGGSNVEVVLTGDTFDDASEEAMKACEEQGLTFIHPFDAPKIIAGNGTIAMEVMESLNAPADYVFVTIGGGGLAAGVSTYIKTVSPSTQVIGVEPLGAASMSEALLRKEVVTLKEIDKFIDGAAVKRVGDMPYAICSSKLDDIVKVPEGKACSAILDLYNENAIVVEPAGALPVAALDLYSEQIQGKNVVCIISGGNNDIDRMQEIKERSLMYEGIKHYFMINFPQRSGALREFLQDVLGPGDDITNFEYTKKHNKENGPALVGIELNSKEDYIPLIERMNRKGLQFTELNKDSNLYNILI from the coding sequence ATGGTTTCCATGGAGGACATTGTACGTGCGCATCATATGCTGCGTGAGGTTATCGTACGTACGCCGCTGCAGCATGATGCGGTATTGTCGGCGAAATACAAATGTAATGTTTATCTGAAAAGGGAAGACCTGCAGGTGGTGCGCTCCTTCAAGATCCGCGGCGCATATAACATGATCCGCAGTTTATCTGCCGAAGAGCTGGCCAATGGCATCGTATGCGCGAGCGCCGGCAACCATGCCCAAGGCGTAGCTTTTTCCTGTAATGCACTGGGTATCCAGGGGAAAATTTATATGCCAAGCACAACGCCGAACCAGAAGGTGAAGCAGGTGAAGCGTTTTGGAGGCAGCAATGTGGAGGTCGTCCTGACTGGAGACACGTTCGATGATGCTTCCGAGGAAGCGATGAAGGCATGTGAGGAACAGGGCTTGACCTTCATCCATCCGTTCGATGCCCCAAAAATCATTGCCGGCAACGGGACGATCGCGATGGAAGTCATGGAGAGCCTGAACGCACCGGCGGACTATGTGTTCGTCACGATCGGCGGTGGCGGCCTGGCAGCAGGCGTGAGCACGTATATCAAGACCGTAAGTCCTTCCACACAGGTGATCGGCGTGGAGCCTTTAGGAGCTGCATCGATGAGCGAAGCGCTGCTGCGCAAAGAGGTTGTAACCCTGAAGGAAATCGATAAATTTATAGACGGTGCTGCGGTTAAAAGAGTAGGGGACATGCCGTACGCCATCTGCTCCAGCAAGCTTGATGATATCGTGAAGGTACCGGAAGGCAAGGCCTGCTCAGCGATTCTCGACCTGTACAACGAAAATGCGATCGTGGTAGAGCCAGCAGGTGCGCTGCCGGTGGCGGCTCTCGATCTGTACAGCGAACAAATTCAAGGCAAAAATGTCGTCTGCATTATCAGCGGCGGTAATAACGACATCGATCGGATGCAGGAGATCAAGGAACGCTCACTCATGTACGAAGGAATCAAGCACTACTTCATGATCAATTTCCCGCAGCGTTCGGGAGCATTACGTGAATTTCTCCAGGACGTTCTCGGCCCTGGTGACGATATTACGAACTTCGAATATACCAAAAAGCATAACAAAGAGAACGGCCCGGCACTTGTCGGCATCGAGCTCAATAGTAAAGAGGACTACATCCCGCTGATCGAGCGCATGAACCGCAAGGGACTGCAGTTTACCGAGCTGAACAAGGACTCAAATCTGTATAACATTTTGATCTGA
- the purH gene encoding bifunctional phosphoribosylaminoimidazolecarboxamide formyltransferase/IMP cyclohydrolase: MGIKRALVSVSDKKGIVDFCRELSTLGVEIISTGGTKSLLAKEGVPVIGISDVTGFPEILDGRVKTLHPAVHSGLLAVRDSEEHQQQMKDLGLDYIDLVVVNLYPFQETIAKPDVTYEDAIENIDIGGPTMLRSAAKNHAFVTVVVDSDDYGTVVQQIREQGDTTLDTRKQLAAKVFRHTGAYDALISDYMSNVTGEPLPERYTVTYEKIQDLRYGENPHQKAAFYRKPLAPAGTLTTAEQLHGKELSYNNINDANAALQIVKEFDEPTVVAVKHMNPCGVGVGESILEAYQKAYSADPTSIFGGIVAANRMIDSDTAKLLSEIFLEIVLAPDFTEEALEILTKKKNIRLLKMGEFGSSRERKSSYVVTSIDGGMVVQESDVHALDAADLKVVTDRQPTPEELKQLLFGWKVVKHVKSNAIILAADNMTVGVGAGQMNRVGSAKIAIEQAGEKAKGSVLASDAFFPMGDTLEFAAKAGITAVIQPGGSIKDEESIKVANEYGIAMVFTGVRHFKH, encoded by the coding sequence GTGGGTATAAAAAGAGCTCTGGTTAGCGTTTCGGATAAGAAGGGCATCGTAGATTTTTGCCGTGAGCTGTCTACACTCGGCGTGGAAATTATTTCGACAGGCGGAACGAAGAGTCTGCTGGCGAAAGAAGGCGTGCCAGTCATCGGTATTTCCGACGTGACGGGATTTCCTGAAATTTTGGACGGCCGTGTCAAAACTCTCCATCCTGCGGTACACAGTGGACTGCTGGCCGTTCGTGACAGCGAAGAGCATCAGCAGCAGATGAAGGATCTGGGACTGGATTATATCGATCTGGTTGTCGTTAACCTGTATCCTTTCCAGGAAACCATCGCCAAGCCGGATGTAACGTATGAGGACGCGATTGAAAATATCGATATCGGCGGTCCAACCATGCTCCGCTCGGCAGCCAAAAATCACGCGTTTGTGACCGTGGTTGTGGATTCCGATGATTACGGTACTGTTGTTCAGCAGATCCGCGAACAAGGGGATACAACCCTTGATACACGCAAACAGCTTGCAGCCAAAGTCTTCCGCCATACTGGCGCATACGACGCCCTTATTTCCGATTACATGTCGAATGTAACTGGCGAACCGCTCCCAGAGCGCTACACAGTGACCTACGAAAAAATTCAGGACCTCCGCTACGGGGAAAATCCGCATCAGAAAGCTGCGTTTTACCGCAAACCGCTGGCTCCTGCAGGCACGTTGACGACAGCTGAGCAGCTTCATGGCAAAGAACTTTCCTACAACAACATTAATGATGCCAATGCAGCGCTGCAAATCGTGAAAGAGTTTGACGAGCCAACGGTGGTAGCCGTTAAGCATATGAATCCTTGCGGTGTGGGTGTAGGCGAAAGCATCCTGGAGGCCTATCAAAAGGCATACAGCGCTGATCCAACTTCAATCTTTGGCGGCATCGTGGCTGCGAACCGTATGATCGACAGCGATACGGCGAAGCTGCTCAGCGAGATTTTCCTTGAAATCGTGCTTGCACCGGACTTCACCGAGGAAGCGCTCGAAATATTGACGAAAAAGAAAAACATCCGCTTGCTAAAAATGGGTGAATTCGGCTCTTCCCGTGAGCGTAAGAGCAGTTATGTCGTGACATCCATCGACGGCGGCATGGTCGTGCAGGAAAGCGACGTCCATGCACTGGATGCGGCTGATCTGAAGGTCGTGACCGACCGTCAGCCTACGCCAGAGGAACTGAAGCAGCTTCTCTTCGGGTGGAAAGTCGTTAAGCATGTGAAATCAAATGCGATCATTCTTGCCGCTGACAACATGACCGTAGGCGTCGGCGCGGGACAAATGAACCGTGTTGGCTCGGCCAAAATAGCCATCGAACAGGCAGGAGAGAAAGCCAAAGGCTCCGTTCTGGCATCCGATGCATTCTTCCCAATGGGCGACACGCTTGAGTTTGCAGCGAAAGCAGGCATTACCGCCGTCATTCAGCCAGGCGGCTCCATCAAGGATGAAGAGTCCATTAAAGTGGCAAACGAATACGGCATCGCCATGGTATTTACCGGCGTGAGACATTTTAAACACTAA
- a CDS encoding alpha/beta hydrolase, translated as MSNLSMQHIFKEGSDPAAPVLVLLHGTGGNEHDLLPLAEMLSPESSVLGVRGNVSENGMPRFFRRLAEGVFDEEDLVLRTKELNDFLDEAAREYGLQRDRMIAVGFSNGANIAASLLFHYENALWGAVLLHPMVPLRGKQLPDLTGVPVFIGAGKNDPLCSVSETEELESLLAGAGAEVQLYWDNQGHQLSKRELYAASDWLDNRF; from the coding sequence ATGAGCAATTTAAGCATGCAGCATATTTTCAAAGAAGGATCGGATCCGGCCGCGCCGGTACTGGTTCTATTGCACGGAACTGGCGGAAATGAGCATGATCTGCTGCCGCTGGCCGAGATGCTGTCGCCGGAGTCCTCCGTGCTGGGGGTTCGCGGCAATGTGTCGGAAAATGGTATGCCGCGCTTTTTCCGCAGATTAGCGGAGGGCGTATTTGATGAAGAGGATCTCGTTCTGCGGACGAAAGAGCTTAATGACTTTTTGGATGAAGCGGCACGAGAGTATGGACTCCAACGCGACCGCATGATCGCGGTTGGCTTCTCGAACGGCGCCAATATTGCGGCGAGCCTGCTGTTCCATTACGAAAATGCGCTCTGGGGCGCTGTACTGCTGCATCCGATGGTGCCTTTGCGCGGTAAACAGCTGCCGGATTTGACCGGAGTTCCGGTCTTCATCGGCGCAGGCAAAAATGACCCGCTCTGTTCCGTATCCGAAACGGAAGAGCTGGAATCTCTCCTTGCTGGAGCAGGCGCGGAAGTTCAGCTCTACTGGGATAACCAGGGCCATCAGCTGAGCAAAAGGGAGCTGTACGCAGCCTCCGACTGGCTCGATAACCGTTTCTAA
- the purF gene encoding amidophosphoribosyltransferase, with amino-acid sequence MSHEIAPQTLWTGDYYNEGAGKEGLFDKLKEECGVFGVYGHPDAASLSYYGLHALQHRGEESAGICVSNGDEFHYHRGMGLVKEVFDKDTLASLTGSISIGHVRYSTSGDSKLTNAQPLVFKYRAGDLAVATNGNIVNAPQIRRELEESGSIFQTTSDTEVIAHLIARSSKDLVEAAKDAFNRIVGGYAFMIMTNDKLLVASDPHGLRPLTMGKLGDAYIFASETCAFETIGAESIRDIEPGELLVLDRDGLQEDRFEEKKHRKALCAMEYIYFARPDSDMNGSNQHSARKRMGSRMALESFVDADIVTGVPDSSISAAIGYAEQTGIPYELGLIKNKYTGRTFIQPSQELREQGVKMKLSAVRRVVEGQRVVMIDDSIVRGTTSRRIVNLLREAGALEVHVRITSPPFKNPCFYGIDTPDRRELIASSRSIEEICREINADSLAFLSPEGLITAIAGNNAEDHKGGLCLACFDNDYPTRIDFNGEEKFGCSC; translated from the coding sequence ATGTCTCATGAAATAGCACCGCAAACGCTGTGGACCGGAGACTATTATAACGAAGGGGCAGGCAAGGAAGGCCTGTTCGACAAATTGAAGGAAGAATGCGGCGTATTCGGGGTCTATGGACACCCGGATGCCGCATCCTTGTCCTATTATGGGCTTCACGCCCTTCAGCATCGCGGTGAGGAAAGCGCGGGGATCTGCGTCAGCAACGGTGACGAATTCCATTACCACCGCGGCATGGGTCTGGTGAAGGAGGTATTCGACAAGGATACCTTGGCGTCTCTGACCGGATCCATCTCCATTGGTCATGTGCGCTATTCAACCAGCGGAGACAGTAAGCTGACGAATGCCCAGCCGCTGGTCTTTAAGTACCGCGCGGGTGACCTTGCCGTGGCGACCAACGGCAATATCGTGAATGCACCGCAAATCCGGCGCGAGCTGGAAGAGAGCGGATCGATTTTTCAGACGACAAGTGATACGGAAGTTATTGCCCATCTGATTGCGCGCTCCTCAAAAGATCTTGTGGAGGCGGCCAAGGATGCCTTTAACCGAATTGTCGGTGGATATGCGTTCATGATTATGACCAATGACAAACTGCTGGTGGCTTCCGATCCGCATGGTCTGAGACCTCTGACGATGGGCAAGCTCGGTGATGCTTATATCTTTGCTTCCGAGACTTGTGCGTTCGAAACCATCGGTGCCGAATCCATTCGGGATATCGAGCCAGGCGAGCTGCTTGTGCTGGACCGTGACGGATTGCAAGAGGATCGTTTTGAAGAGAAAAAGCATCGCAAGGCGTTGTGTGCGATGGAATATATCTATTTTGCACGGCCCGACAGTGATATGAACGGCTCCAACCAGCACTCCGCGCGTAAGCGTATGGGCAGCCGCATGGCTCTGGAATCGTTTGTGGACGCGGACATTGTGACAGGGGTTCCGGATTCGAGCATTTCGGCGGCCATTGGCTACGCGGAACAGACAGGCATTCCTTACGAGCTTGGGCTGATCAAGAACAAATACACGGGCCGGACCTTCATCCAGCCAAGCCAGGAACTGCGCGAGCAGGGCGTGAAGATGAAGCTGAGCGCGGTACGCCGCGTGGTGGAAGGGCAGCGTGTAGTCATGATCGATGACTCCATCGTGCGCGGCACGACGTCTCGCCGGATCGTCAACCTGCTTCGTGAAGCGGGTGCTCTCGAGGTCCATGTACGGATCACATCGCCGCCGTTCAAAAATCCATGCTTCTATGGTATCGATACACCGGACCGGCGTGAGCTGATCGCATCGTCACGATCTATCGAAGAAATTTGTCGTGAGATCAATGCGGACTCGCTTGCATTCCTGAGCCCTGAAGGTTTGATCACGGCGATTGCGGGCAATAACGCGGAAGATCACAAGGGCGGTCTATGTCTGGCCTGCTTCGATAATGATTATCCGACGCGCATAGACTTCAACGGGGAAGAGAAGTTTGGCTGCAGCTGTTAA
- the purD gene encoding phosphoribosylamine--glycine ligase: protein MDILVIGGGGREHAIVWALNKSTKAGRIYCAPGNAGIGQIAECVPIAVNEFDKLTAFAAEKQVGLVVVGPDDPLADGIVDAFEAKEIPVFGPRKNAAEIEGSKTFMKDLLHKYNIPTAAYEKFDSYEEALAYLDTQKAPIVIKADGLAAGKGVTVARTMEEAQQALHDIMVAKVFGESGAQVVIEQFLEGQEMSILSFVDGETVRPMPAAQDHKPVFDGDRGPNTGGMGTYSPLPHIDPAIIEHAIENIIKPTAKAMVAEGRPFRGILFAGLMIQPDGTPTTVEFNARFGDPETQVVLPRLESDLLDIFLAAVNGTLSDVEIEWSDEAAVCVVLASEGYPASYPKGLPIEGLEASGNEADALVFHAGTARNEQGQYVTNGGRVLGVVGLGSGIAEARAKAYEQAEQITFSGKQNRTDIAAKALV, encoded by the coding sequence ATGGATATTTTGGTCATTGGCGGCGGAGGCCGCGAGCATGCAATCGTATGGGCGCTGAATAAAAGCACAAAGGCAGGCCGTATTTACTGCGCACCGGGAAATGCCGGGATCGGGCAGATTGCGGAGTGTGTACCGATTGCTGTGAATGAATTCGACAAGCTCACGGCCTTTGCAGCCGAGAAACAAGTCGGACTGGTGGTTGTCGGTCCGGATGATCCGCTGGCGGATGGGATTGTCGATGCGTTCGAAGCGAAGGAAATTCCGGTATTCGGACCACGCAAGAATGCGGCAGAAATCGAAGGCAGCAAAACCTTCATGAAGGATCTGCTTCACAAATACAATATCCCGACTGCGGCTTATGAGAAATTCGACAGCTATGAGGAGGCTCTTGCCTACTTAGATACGCAAAAAGCCCCGATTGTTATTAAAGCGGATGGACTTGCGGCAGGAAAAGGCGTGACCGTGGCACGAACGATGGAAGAAGCGCAGCAGGCGCTGCATGACATTATGGTTGCCAAAGTATTTGGCGAATCAGGAGCACAGGTTGTCATTGAGCAGTTTCTGGAGGGACAGGAAATGTCGATCCTTTCTTTTGTAGATGGGGAAACGGTACGTCCAATGCCAGCTGCCCAGGATCACAAGCCGGTATTCGACGGCGACCGCGGTCCCAATACAGGAGGCATGGGCACCTATTCGCCTCTGCCGCATATTGATCCGGCAATTATCGAGCATGCGATCGAGAATATCATCAAGCCAACGGCTAAGGCCATGGTGGCTGAAGGCCGTCCATTCCGCGGTATACTGTTCGCCGGTTTGATGATACAGCCGGATGGAACGCCGACAACGGTTGAATTCAATGCCCGTTTCGGTGATCCCGAAACACAGGTCGTGCTGCCGCGTCTGGAGAGCGATCTGCTGGACATATTTCTCGCTGCGGTGAATGGAACACTGTCCGATGTGGAAATCGAGTGGAGCGATGAGGCTGCGGTCTGCGTCGTGCTTGCTTCCGAAGGTTATCCGGCATCTTATCCCAAAGGGCTTCCAATCGAGGGACTAGAGGCGTCCGGAAACGAAGCAGATGCGCTTGTGTTCCATGCCGGCACAGCCCGGAATGAACAAGGTCAGTATGTGACAAATGGCGGCCGTGTGCTTGGTGTCGTAGGATTGGGTTCCGGCATTGCCGAGGCCCGCGCAAAAGCTTATGAGCAGGCAGAGCAGATTACGTTCAGCGGCAAGCAAAACCGGACGGATATCGCCGCGAAAGCGCTCGTCTAA
- the purN gene encoding phosphoribosylglycinamide formyltransferase, which translates to MSTYRIAVFASGEGSNFQALAEAASAGRLGGAEIALLVCDKPSAPVVRRAEQLGISTHQFNPKDYESREAYEHEIVLRLEELQVNLVVLAGYMRLLTPVIVHQYKGRLINIHPSLLPAFPGKNAIGQALDYGVKLSGVTVHFVDEGMDTGPIIAQKAIHIVSGETAESFAQAVHGVERELYPEVVSWFAEGLVQLEGRQVTVARKG; encoded by the coding sequence ATGAGCACTTATCGTATTGCTGTGTTTGCTTCCGGCGAGGGCAGCAATTTTCAAGCTTTGGCGGAAGCGGCAAGCGCAGGCCGTCTCGGCGGAGCGGAGATTGCGCTGCTTGTCTGTGACAAGCCTTCCGCACCCGTAGTACGGCGTGCCGAGCAGCTTGGCATTTCGACCCATCAATTTAATCCCAAGGATTACGAGTCGCGTGAAGCTTATGAGCATGAAATTGTCTTGCGGCTCGAAGAGCTGCAGGTGAATCTGGTGGTGCTAGCGGGGTATATGCGGCTGTTGACGCCGGTTATCGTCCATCAGTACAAAGGACGTCTTATCAACATTCATCCTTCTCTTCTGCCTGCTTTCCCGGGCAAAAATGCCATCGGACAAGCGCTGGACTACGGCGTGAAGCTGAGCGGCGTCACCGTTCATTTTGTAGACGAAGGCATGGATACAGGCCCGATCATCGCACAGAAGGCGATTCATATCGTCTCTGGAGAAACGGCTGAGTCGTTCGCCCAGGCTGTGCATGGCGTCGAAAGAGAGCTGTATCCAGAGGTTGTCTCCTGGTTTGCCGAAGGTCTTGTGCAGCTTGAAGGCAGACAGGTGACGGTAGCGAGGAAAGGTTAA